Proteins from one Chitinophaga oryzae genomic window:
- a CDS encoding DUF2461 domain-containing protein — MLQPSTLKFLKSLKQHNNKVWFDEHREQYLAAKADFESMVQQLIDGMARQDATLAGLQLKDCVFRIYKDVRFSKDKTPYKINMAASFQAGGKKSTLAGYYFHLEPGGNSFAGGGLWMPAAPELKKVRQEIDYNFDEFERIIANKGFIKHFGKVEGDALKTVPQGYQSDNPAIAYLKLKSLIVSHPVSDDACVQPSLVREILKTFALMQPMIAFINRAMD, encoded by the coding sequence ATGTTACAGCCTTCCACGTTGAAATTTCTGAAATCACTGAAGCAGCACAATAACAAGGTCTGGTTCGACGAACACCGGGAGCAGTACCTGGCCGCCAAGGCGGATTTTGAAAGTATGGTCCAGCAACTGATAGATGGTATGGCGAGGCAGGATGCCACGCTTGCCGGGTTACAATTAAAAGACTGCGTATTTCGTATATATAAAGACGTTAGATTCTCAAAGGACAAGACGCCTTATAAAATAAACATGGCTGCCTCCTTCCAGGCAGGAGGCAAGAAATCGACGCTGGCAGGGTACTATTTCCATCTGGAACCGGGCGGCAATAGTTTTGCCGGCGGCGGCCTCTGGATGCCGGCCGCCCCTGAACTGAAAAAAGTACGCCAGGAAATTGACTACAATTTCGACGAATTTGAACGCATCATCGCCAATAAAGGTTTTATTAAACATTTCGGAAAGGTAGAAGGCGATGCCCTCAAAACAGTACCTCAGGGATATCAGAGCGATAATCCCGCTATAGCCTACCTGAAATTAAAAAGCCTCATTGTATCACACCCCGTATCAGATGACGCCTGCGTACAGCCGTCGCTCGTCCGGGAAATCTTAAAAACATTTGCGCTCATGCAGCCGATGATTGCATTCATTAACCGTGCCATGGACTGA
- a CDS encoding aspartate-semialdehyde dehydrogenase: MKVAVVGATGLVGSKMLQVLTERNFPVTELIPVASEKSVGKEVTFKGKTWKVVSADTAISMKPNVAIFSAGGSTSLEWAPKFAAAGITVIDNSSAWRMDPTKKLVVPEVNGDAITQEDKIIANPNCSTIQMVLVLKPLHEKYKIKRVVVSTYQSVTGTGVKAVTQLMNERQGISGEMAYAYPIDLNVIPQIDVFLDNGYTKEEMKMVNETKKIMRDDNIRVTATTVRIPVMGGHSESVNIEFENDYDVNEVRALLSRTPGVIVVDDPSKAQYPMPKDAHDKDEVFVGRIRRDETQPNTVNMWIVADNLRKGAATNAVQIAEYLQQKNWL; encoded by the coding sequence ATGAAAGTTGCCGTAGTAGGAGCGACCGGTCTGGTAGGCTCAAAAATGTTACAGGTGTTGACAGAGCGGAATTTCCCTGTCACTGAATTGATTCCCGTGGCTTCTGAGAAGTCCGTAGGTAAGGAAGTAACATTTAAGGGTAAGACCTGGAAGGTGGTGAGCGCTGATACGGCTATTTCGATGAAGCCTAACGTGGCTATTTTCTCTGCCGGCGGCAGCACTTCCCTGGAGTGGGCTCCTAAATTTGCGGCAGCGGGCATTACGGTGATCGATAACTCCAGCGCCTGGAGAATGGACCCCACCAAAAAACTGGTGGTACCGGAAGTAAATGGTGATGCCATCACGCAGGAAGACAAAATCATTGCGAATCCTAACTGTTCCACCATACAGATGGTGCTGGTGCTGAAGCCACTGCACGAAAAATATAAGATTAAGAGAGTGGTGGTATCCACCTACCAGTCGGTAACCGGTACCGGCGTTAAGGCGGTCACCCAGCTGATGAACGAAAGGCAGGGTATCAGCGGTGAAATGGCATATGCTTATCCGATTGATCTGAACGTTATTCCCCAGATCGACGTGTTTCTCGATAACGGCTATACGAAAGAGGAGATGAAGATGGTGAACGAGACCAAGAAAATTATGCGCGACGATAACATCAGGGTAACGGCTACGACTGTACGTATTCCGGTAATGGGCGGCCATAGTGAATCCGTGAACATCGAGTTTGAAAATGACTATGATGTAAACGAAGTACGGGCGCTGCTTTCCAGGACGCCGGGCGTGATCGTGGTAGACGACCCGTCTAAGGCGCAGTACCCGATGCCGAAAGATGCACATGATAAAGATGAAGTGTTTGTAGGCCGTATCCGTCGTGATGAAACGCAGCCTAACACCGTGAACATGTGGATTGTGGCGGACAACCTGCGCAAAGGCGCTGCAACAAACGCAGTGCAGATTGCAGAATATTTGCAACAAAAGAACTGGTTATAA
- a CDS encoding lamin tail domain-containing protein, translating to MSVVCIALLWQVIMPNDTAVTGIYDVVVHELMIKPAPAIGLPPFEYVELRNRSSHAVQLQRWTLAVNKREITLPPYLLQPDSLVLLCAPAAHFAVPNVLPADRFPPLPDDSGLVVLCNDRREVRHAVAYTDAWYGLPTSARAGRSLEMCDPLQPCSGKINWTASPSPAGGTPGTYNAAARTLTTDTRPDLYFIEMPDSLHLLLHFSKTLDSAKAALTAGYQVSTSPVAAVTVLSPLFNIVSLRLASAVDTGTVTLQGITDCDGKESGLKNSLSFARPLPPVPGDVVINELLFDPPAGVPEFIELHNRSAHAVSLRNIFLCARKADGQRGPAKRIAAGGRLLLPGQWLAVTTAADRLCGYYRCTSPENVQEVASLPSMPAEDGALQLLADSIVLDEVSYAAAFHFPLISQPKGVALERRDSAHTVRWISAAASAGYATPGYANSFPWPDMADNARVKVEPAVFCPDDAAPANRATLHWDLPGAGWVGNVTVFDATGHPVCRPARNMTMGNKGNLYWDGFGENKVLLPPGIYIFLIEIFDLKGRVKRWKQPLVMARKLN from the coding sequence ATGTCTGTTGTTTGTATTGCCCTGCTGTGGCAGGTGATCATGCCCAATGATACCGCGGTTACCGGTATTTATGATGTCGTTGTCCATGAACTAATGATCAAACCCGCGCCCGCCATAGGGCTGCCACCCTTTGAATACGTTGAGCTGCGCAACAGGAGCAGCCATGCCGTACAGTTACAGCGCTGGACGCTGGCTGTGAACAAACGTGAAATCACACTGCCTCCTTATTTATTACAGCCTGACAGCCTGGTGCTGCTGTGCGCGCCGGCCGCGCATTTCGCGGTGCCCAATGTGCTGCCGGCAGACCGGTTCCCGCCACTGCCGGATGATTCCGGGCTGGTGGTGCTGTGCAACGACCGCCGGGAGGTAAGGCATGCCGTTGCTTATACCGATGCCTGGTATGGTCTGCCCACGTCGGCCCGCGCCGGCCGCAGCCTGGAGATGTGTGACCCGTTGCAGCCCTGCAGCGGTAAAATAAACTGGACGGCCTCCCCTTCCCCCGCCGGCGGCACGCCCGGTACTTACAACGCCGCTGCCCGGACGCTAACAACCGACACCCGGCCTGACCTCTATTTTATAGAGATGCCCGACAGCCTGCACCTGCTGCTGCATTTCAGCAAAACGCTCGACAGCGCGAAAGCCGCTCTCACGGCGGGCTATCAGGTGAGCACTTCTCCCGTGGCTGCTGTGACAGTACTGTCCCCGCTGTTTAACATTGTATCCCTTCGGCTGGCGTCCGCCGTTGATACCGGGACCGTTACGCTGCAAGGTATCACTGACTGCGACGGCAAGGAAAGCGGCCTGAAAAACAGTCTGTCTTTTGCACGGCCACTACCGCCGGTCCCGGGCGATGTGGTCATCAATGAACTGCTGTTTGACCCGCCTGCCGGCGTGCCGGAATTTATTGAATTACATAACCGCAGCGCCCACGCTGTCAGCCTGCGGAATATTTTTCTTTGCGCCAGAAAGGCAGACGGCCAACGGGGGCCGGCGAAAAGAATCGCTGCCGGCGGCCGTTTGCTGCTGCCAGGGCAATGGCTGGCCGTTACTACAGCGGCCGACAGGCTGTGTGGTTATTACCGGTGCACCAGTCCCGAAAATGTGCAGGAAGTGGCCAGCCTGCCGTCTATGCCGGCGGAGGACGGCGCCCTGCAGTTACTGGCAGACAGTATAGTGCTGGATGAGGTCAGCTATGCAGCGGCCTTCCATTTTCCGCTGATCAGCCAGCCGAAAGGTGTTGCCCTCGAACGCAGGGACAGCGCCCATACGGTCCGCTGGATATCGGCTGCCGCTTCCGCAGGATACGCCACGCCCGGATACGCCAATTCCTTTCCGTGGCCGGACATGGCGGACAATGCCCGCGTTAAAGTAGAACCCGCCGTGTTTTGTCCGGACGATGCCGCTCCTGCCAACCGCGCAACACTGCACTGGGACCTTCCCGGTGCCGGATGGGTAGGGAACGTCACGGTTTTTGACGCCACCGGCCACCCTGTTTGCCGCCCGGCGCGGAATATGACGATGGGAAATAAAGGAAATCTCTACTGGGATGGATTTGGAGAAAATAAAGTACTTTTGCCGCCAGGTATTTATATATTTTTAATTGAAATATTTGACCTCAAAGGCCGGGTTAAACGCTGGAAACAGCCCCTGGTCATGGCACGAAAGTTGAATTGA
- a CDS encoding DUF5606 family protein produces the protein MQYREIVAVTGLGGLFQLIASKQDGAIVRSLEDKSTRFVSSRVHNFTPLESIEVFTTGENVNLAEVFKAMDEKAAAFPLIDNKADNNAIKAYFKSVYPEFDEDRVYVSDMKKMVKWFGILKANDLLKFEEILAEEGEDVVEEAVAEVAEAPAPAKKKKAAEPAAEEAATEEKPKKPRAKKATAAEGEEEKAPKKAKAKKEDAPAAEGEEPKKAAKPRKKKTEE, from the coding sequence ATGCAGTACAGAGAAATTGTTGCAGTAACCGGATTGGGCGGTTTGTTTCAGTTAATTGCCAGCAAACAAGATGGCGCCATCGTTAGGTCACTGGAAGATAAAAGCACAAGGTTTGTATCTTCCCGCGTGCATAATTTTACTCCACTGGAAAGTATTGAAGTTTTCACTACCGGCGAAAACGTAAACCTGGCTGAAGTATTCAAAGCCATGGACGAAAAAGCGGCTGCTTTTCCGCTGATCGACAACAAAGCAGACAATAACGCGATCAAAGCTTATTTCAAGAGCGTATATCCTGAATTCGATGAAGATAGGGTGTATGTGAGCGATATGAAGAAAATGGTGAAATGGTTTGGCATCCTCAAAGCGAACGATCTGCTGAAGTTTGAGGAAATCCTGGCCGAAGAAGGAGAAGACGTAGTGGAAGAAGCTGTTGCTGAAGTAGCAGAAGCTCCGGCTCCTGCTAAAAAGAAGAAAGCTGCTGAACCTGCTGCTGAAGAAGCTGCCACAGAAGAAAAGCCTAAAAAGCCCCGCGCTAAAAAAGCAACTGCAGCTGAAGGCGAAGAAGAAAAAGCACCAAAGAAAGCAAAAGCTAAAAAAGAAGACGCTCCTGCTGCCGAAGGTGAAGAGCCTAAAAAAGCGGCTAAACCCCGCAAAAAGAAAACCGAAGAGTAG
- a CDS encoding M3 family oligoendopeptidase, which translates to MNADIKKLPRDFLPETFEVTTWDTLQPYYEALQQRNINSVADLEQWLKDISELDAVISEDACWRQIKMTCDTTNKELEEAFTYFCMEIQPRLQPYADALNKKLLESPFLKDLDQELYKTYLRNVKKQVKLFREENIPLQAELSVMAQQYGVIAGKMTITVNGKEYTLQQAAKFLENEDRALREEVFTKTAARRLQDRDAMDELYTGLIQKRDQVAKNAGFANYRDYKFEELGRFDYTKEDCFQFHEAVKTHILPLVQQILEKQQAKLKVDKLKPWDTEAEPAGIKPLEPFHTGEELITKTIETFDQLGPFFGDCLRVMKKMGRLDLESRIGKAPGGYNCPLAETGVPFIFMNAAGQMKDLTTMVHEGGHAVHSFLSHNLPLSAFKEYPMEIAEVASMSMELLTMDYWDIFFDDKEQLRRARLQQLERPLTIFPWIATIDKFQHWIYEHPQHTTAERTAKWLEILNEFSPAVVDWSGHEDYRAITWQRQLHLFEVPFYYIEYGIAQLGAIAMWKQFKENKQQALDNYVQALSLGNTKTLPELYKAAGIRFDLSPAYIKELADFMRSEIAKI; encoded by the coding sequence ATGAACGCAGATATAAAAAAACTCCCCCGTGACTTCCTGCCCGAAACGTTTGAAGTGACTACCTGGGACACCCTGCAGCCATACTACGAAGCGCTGCAGCAGAGGAACATCAACAGCGTGGCAGACCTCGAACAGTGGCTGAAAGATATCAGTGAGCTGGACGCCGTGATCAGCGAAGACGCCTGCTGGCGCCAGATCAAAATGACCTGCGACACCACCAATAAGGAACTGGAAGAAGCTTTCACCTACTTCTGCATGGAGATACAGCCCCGCCTGCAACCCTATGCAGACGCACTCAATAAAAAACTGCTGGAAAGCCCCTTCCTGAAAGACCTGGACCAGGAGCTGTATAAAACGTACCTCCGCAACGTAAAGAAACAGGTGAAACTCTTCCGCGAAGAGAATATCCCGTTGCAGGCAGAACTGAGCGTAATGGCGCAACAGTACGGTGTGATCGCAGGCAAAATGACCATCACGGTTAACGGAAAAGAATACACGCTGCAACAGGCCGCTAAATTCCTCGAAAATGAAGACCGTGCCCTGCGCGAGGAAGTATTCACCAAAACGGCTGCCCGCCGGCTGCAGGACCGCGATGCGATGGACGAACTGTATACCGGACTCATACAAAAACGGGACCAGGTGGCGAAAAATGCAGGTTTTGCCAACTATCGCGATTATAAATTCGAAGAACTGGGCCGCTTTGATTATACCAAAGAAGATTGCTTCCAGTTCCACGAAGCAGTAAAAACCCACATCCTGCCGCTGGTACAACAGATACTGGAAAAGCAGCAGGCTAAACTGAAAGTCGACAAACTGAAACCCTGGGATACAGAAGCCGAACCAGCCGGTATAAAACCGCTGGAGCCTTTCCACACCGGCGAGGAACTGATCACTAAAACCATTGAAACATTCGATCAGCTGGGACCGTTCTTCGGTGACTGCCTGCGCGTAATGAAAAAAATGGGACGCCTCGACCTGGAAAGCCGCATCGGTAAAGCACCGGGCGGGTACAACTGCCCGCTGGCGGAAACCGGCGTGCCTTTTATCTTCATGAATGCTGCCGGTCAGATGAAAGACCTTACCACCATGGTGCACGAAGGCGGCCATGCGGTACATTCTTTCCTTAGCCACAACCTGCCGTTAAGCGCCTTTAAGGAATACCCGATGGAGATCGCCGAAGTGGCCAGTATGAGCATGGAACTGCTGACAATGGACTACTGGGACATTTTCTTTGATGATAAAGAACAACTGCGCCGCGCCCGTCTTCAGCAACTGGAAAGACCACTCACTATCTTCCCCTGGATTGCTACCATCGATAAGTTCCAGCACTGGATATACGAGCATCCGCAGCATACCACCGCAGAACGTACCGCTAAATGGCTGGAAATACTGAATGAGTTCTCCCCTGCCGTGGTTGACTGGAGCGGTCATGAAGATTACCGCGCCATTACCTGGCAACGGCAACTGCACCTGTTTGAAGTGCCCTTCTACTACATCGAATACGGTATTGCCCAGCTGGGTGCGATCGCCATGTGGAAGCAGTTCAAGGAAAACAAACAACAGGCACTGGATAACTACGTACAGGCGTTGAGTTTAGGGAACACCAAAACGCTTCCTGAACTGTACAAGGCTGCCGGTATCCGCTTCGACTTATCTCCGGCGTACATTAAAGAGCTGGCGGACTTTATGAGAAGCGAGATCGCGAAAATTTAG
- a CDS encoding Fur family transcriptional regulator — protein sequence MRSNGALEHSDFEKLAGKSFDRVTVYRTLQTFLEKGIIHKIPTTDTSVRYAVCKSECTEHHHHDHHVHFKCETCGHTTCLDETDVPSIQLPKGYAMHNVEVVVNGICKSCK from the coding sequence ATGAGAAGTAACGGAGCACTTGAACACAGTGACTTTGAAAAGCTCGCGGGCAAATCATTTGACCGTGTGACCGTATACCGTACCCTGCAAACCTTTCTTGAAAAAGGGATTATTCACAAGATCCCCACTACCGATACTTCTGTGCGTTATGCCGTATGCAAATCAGAATGTACAGAACATCACCACCATGATCATCACGTGCATTTCAAGTGTGAAACCTGCGGACACACCACCTGCCTGGATGAAACGGATGTTCCCAGCATACAGCTGCCGAAAGGCTATGCCATGCACAATGTAGAAGTAGTGGTGAACGGAATATGTAAATCCTGTAAATGA
- a CDS encoding SCO family protein, with amino-acid sequence MKGKIYVAEYFFTTCTGICPKMNANMEKVYAKYKDKPDFLILSHTVDPEHDSVPVLKAYAEKHGADAKNWWFLTGTKKELYALARQGYLVDDGTYTGEEDFVHTQWFALVDKTGQIRGLYEGTKKQDVDKLIDDIDRLMEE; translated from the coding sequence GTGAAAGGCAAAATTTATGTAGCGGAATATTTTTTTACCACCTGCACCGGTATTTGTCCGAAGATGAATGCCAACATGGAAAAAGTATACGCAAAATATAAAGACAAACCGGATTTCCTGATCCTGTCTCATACGGTAGACCCCGAGCACGACAGCGTTCCGGTATTAAAAGCATATGCTGAAAAGCATGGAGCGGACGCCAAAAACTGGTGGTTCCTTACCGGCACCAAAAAAGAGTTGTACGCGCTGGCCCGCCAGGGATACCTGGTAGATGACGGCACCTACACCGGAGAGGAAGACTTTGTACATACGCAGTGGTTTGCCCTGGTAGACAAAACCGGACAGATACGCGGTCTGTATGAAGGCACCAAAAAACAAGACGTGGATAAACTGATTGACGATATTGACCGATTAATGGAAGAATAA
- a CDS encoding MerC domain-containing protein — protein MENIFRRMNLDTIGIGASMLCAVHCAVLPLLFAALPLLGMEIAENDVLEYCLLLFSFVIGCLALGQGYLRHHRRLLPLLLFVAGFALLLAGHFWTEAASAEYTLICIGAGGIVSAHLLNQRHRRYCRIHKHH, from the coding sequence GTGGAGAATATATTTAGAAGAATGAATCTGGACACGATAGGAATAGGCGCCTCTATGCTCTGTGCCGTACACTGCGCTGTGCTGCCCTTGTTGTTTGCCGCCCTCCCGCTGCTGGGGATGGAAATTGCGGAAAACGACGTACTGGAATATTGCCTGCTGCTGTTTTCTTTTGTAATAGGCTGCCTTGCTCTGGGACAGGGATACCTGCGCCATCACCGCCGGCTGCTGCCGCTGCTGTTGTTCGTGGCAGGCTTTGCCCTGCTGCTGGCCGGACACTTCTGGACAGAGGCCGCCTCAGCGGAATATACCCTGATATGCATCGGCGCCGGCGGCATCGTCAGCGCACACCTGCTCAACCAGCGCCACCGGCGGTACTGCAGGATACACAAACATCACTAA
- a CDS encoding GTP-binding protein, translating to MKKLPVTVLSGFLGAGKTTLLNHVLHNRENLRVAVIVNDMSEVNIDAQLVRNENTLHKTEERLVEMSNGCICCTLRDDLLKAVEQLARENRFDYLLIESTGISEPVPVAQTFCYQDEHQGIDLSAVSRLDTMVTVVDAYNFTRDYSSIALLQDQGLTDDAADQRTIVNLLTDQVEFANVIVLNKCDLVSPEQLGNLKALLGKLNAGAQIIEAVNGQVPLHRILNTGLFDFDTTSQSAGWQAELENEHTPETEEYGIGSFVYRSRKPFHPQRFWDYLNQHWPGNIIRSKGLFWLASRPRLAVNWSQAGGSLRAEKAGYWWCAIPRQQWNLDEETYQLITGRWDERFADRYNELVLIGQDMDQATITAELDQCLCTEAEVKGYQQGEVFRDPFPVM from the coding sequence ATGAAAAAATTACCCGTTACCGTGCTGAGTGGTTTCCTCGGCGCAGGAAAAACTACGCTCCTGAATCACGTATTGCATAACCGCGAAAATCTTCGTGTAGCCGTCATTGTTAATGATATGAGCGAAGTGAATATCGACGCGCAATTAGTGAGAAATGAAAACACCCTGCATAAGACAGAGGAGCGCCTGGTGGAAATGAGTAACGGTTGTATATGCTGCACGCTGCGGGACGACCTGCTGAAAGCGGTGGAACAGCTTGCCCGGGAGAACCGCTTCGACTACCTGCTGATCGAATCTACCGGTATCTCCGAACCGGTACCGGTAGCGCAAACCTTTTGTTACCAGGACGAGCACCAGGGCATAGACCTGAGCGCCGTCAGCCGTCTCGATACCATGGTGACGGTCGTGGACGCCTATAACTTCACCCGGGATTACAGCAGCATCGCGCTGCTGCAGGACCAGGGCCTGACAGACGATGCCGCCGACCAGCGTACCATCGTGAACCTGCTCACCGACCAGGTGGAATTCGCCAACGTTATTGTACTCAATAAATGCGACCTTGTCAGCCCGGAACAACTGGGCAACCTGAAAGCGCTACTGGGAAAACTCAACGCCGGCGCGCAAATCATAGAGGCGGTCAACGGGCAGGTACCGCTCCATCGCATACTGAACACCGGCCTGTTCGATTTCGATACCACCTCGCAGAGCGCCGGCTGGCAGGCGGAGCTGGAAAACGAACACACGCCCGAAACCGAAGAATACGGTATCGGCTCCTTCGTATACCGCAGCCGGAAACCCTTCCATCCCCAACGTTTCTGGGATTATCTTAATCAACACTGGCCGGGTAATATCATCCGTAGCAAAGGTCTCTTCTGGCTGGCATCGCGCCCCAGGCTGGCGGTCAACTGGAGCCAGGCCGGCGGCTCTCTCCGTGCGGAAAAAGCCGGTTACTGGTGGTGCGCAATCCCCCGCCAGCAATGGAACCTCGATGAAGAAACCTACCAGCTGATCACCGGTCGCTGGGATGAACGCTTCGCAGACCGCTACAACGAACTCGTGCTGATTGGCCAGGATATGGACCAGGCCACTATTACAGCGGAACTGGACCAATGCCTTTGCACCGAGGCAGAAGTGAAAGGCTACCAGCAGGGTGAAGTTTTCCGGGACCCGTTTCCGGTGATGTAG
- a CDS encoding TonB-dependent receptor produces MKHLFTLLGALLLMVTSQAQQGTITGKITGNGKPIQFANIAISALKTGAVADQHGMFVIRNLHPGTYDIKVSMVGYQPLTLKKSIRSGQTITLDIALEEDLSKLNEVVVTGVSRATAVRKNPIPIAVIGKREMNTQVNSNIIDAIVKGVPGVSAVTTGPNISKPFIRGLGYNRVLTLFDGVRQEGQQWGDEHGIEVDQYGISRAEVVKGPASLTYGSDALAGVINMIPDIPETAPGQLKGSFLADYQTNNGMIGSSLGLAYSKNDWKYVLRGTVKAAHNYRNSIDGFVYGTAYREYNLTALARVDKSWGYSQWGASLYDNTQEIPDGSRDSLTRKFTRQIKDADDNIKDRPIVPDNELRTYTLNPCISIFSTTGYITVAAGSWAREISTPCWAYSRACAGNIITPKCRHSRDCMWC; encoded by the coding sequence ATGAAACATTTATTTACACTACTGGGTGCCCTGTTACTAATGGTAACTTCCCAGGCGCAACAGGGGACCATCACGGGAAAAATTACCGGCAACGGCAAACCGATACAGTTTGCCAACATCGCTATATCGGCGCTGAAAACGGGCGCTGTAGCGGATCAGCATGGAATGTTCGTTATCCGCAACCTGCATCCGGGAACCTATGATATTAAAGTATCCATGGTCGGGTATCAGCCGCTGACCCTGAAGAAAAGCATCCGCAGCGGTCAGACCATCACGCTGGACATCGCGCTGGAAGAGGACCTGTCCAAGCTAAACGAAGTGGTGGTAACAGGCGTATCCCGCGCAACCGCCGTGCGCAAAAATCCTATACCCATTGCCGTTATAGGTAAACGGGAAATGAACACGCAAGTCAACAGCAATATCATAGACGCTATTGTAAAAGGCGTACCCGGCGTGAGCGCCGTTACCACAGGCCCTAATATATCCAAGCCTTTCATCCGCGGCCTGGGCTACAACCGGGTGCTGACGCTCTTCGACGGCGTAAGGCAGGAAGGACAGCAATGGGGTGATGAACATGGTATTGAGGTGGACCAATATGGCATCTCGAGAGCAGAAGTGGTGAAAGGCCCTGCCAGCCTCACTTATGGCTCCGATGCCCTGGCCGGCGTGATCAATATGATACCGGATATCCCGGAAACAGCGCCCGGGCAACTGAAAGGCAGTTTCCTGGCAGACTACCAGACCAATAATGGTATGATCGGTTCCTCCCTTGGACTGGCTTACAGCAAAAACGACTGGAAGTACGTGCTGCGCGGCACCGTGAAAGCGGCCCATAACTACCGCAACAGTATTGACGGCTTTGTGTATGGTACCGCCTACCGGGAATACAATCTTACGGCGCTGGCCAGAGTGGATAAGTCATGGGGATATTCGCAGTGGGGCGCCAGCTTATATGATAATACGCAGGAAATCCCCGACGGCAGCCGGGATTCGCTGACCCGCAAATTCACCCGGCAGATAAAAGATGCGGACGATAACATCAAGGACAGGCCCATCGTGCCTGACAACGAACTGCGTACCTATACATTGAACCCCTGCATCAGCATATTCAGCACTACCGGTTATATAACCGTAGCCGCTGGCAGCTGGGCAAGGGAGATCTCAACTCCCTGCTGGGCGTACAGCAGAGCGTGCGCCGGGAATATAATCACCCCGAAATGCCGGCACAGCCGGGATTGTATGTGGTGCTGA
- a CDS encoding TonB-dependent receptor domain-containing protein, with protein MRREYNHPEMPAQPGLYVVLNTLNYDLRYNLPAIAGVETTVGVNGMYQQNRSRNATDFPIPDYNLFDIGGFFFAKKTIGQVDISGGLRYDSRHIRWNDFYVGPNKDNGFDKQYHLPDTAGASLQFPAFNHNYTGISGSLGVTWNLSQRVLVKANIARGYRAPNITEIGSNGLDPGAHIVYLGNREFKPEFSFQQDLGFLAYLPDLDISVEVFNNNINNYIYQARLYDANGEPVVIVPGNATYRYQQSGARLYGAEVSVNLHPRAVSWLTMDNSAAYTEGRNRNKALIDLHGDAARYLPFIPPLHIRSALKATAARNFGMFSKAYVRAGVDRFSAQKHFYGVDNTETYTAGYTLINVGAGSGIVNKKGKTVMELFLQLDNVFDVAYQANMNRLKYFEYYSSAPNGRMGIYNMGRNFSAKVIVPF; from the coding sequence GTGCGCCGGGAATATAATCACCCCGAAATGCCGGCACAGCCGGGATTGTATGTGGTGCTGAACACGCTCAATTACGATCTGCGGTATAACCTGCCGGCTATCGCCGGGGTAGAAACGACTGTAGGCGTAAATGGCATGTACCAGCAGAACCGCAGCCGCAATGCCACCGATTTCCCTATCCCGGACTATAACCTGTTTGACATCGGCGGATTTTTCTTTGCCAAGAAAACCATCGGCCAGGTGGACATTTCCGGCGGCCTTCGTTACGATAGCCGGCATATCCGCTGGAACGACTTTTACGTAGGCCCGAATAAAGACAATGGTTTCGATAAACAGTACCACCTGCCGGATACCGCCGGCGCCAGTCTGCAGTTCCCCGCTTTCAATCACAATTATACCGGTATTTCCGGCAGCCTGGGCGTTACCTGGAACCTGAGCCAGCGGGTATTGGTCAAAGCAAACATCGCCAGAGGCTACCGGGCGCCCAATATCACTGAAATCGGTTCCAACGGGCTGGACCCCGGCGCCCATATCGTATACCTGGGCAACCGGGAGTTTAAGCCGGAATTCAGCTTTCAGCAGGACCTGGGCTTCCTGGCCTACCTGCCCGACCTGGACATCAGTGTAGAGGTGTTTAACAATAATATCAACAATTATATCTACCAGGCAAGATTGTATGATGCCAATGGCGAGCCGGTGGTGATAGTGCCCGGCAACGCCACGTATCGTTACCAGCAATCCGGCGCGCGGTTGTATGGGGCAGAAGTGAGTGTAAATCTGCATCCGCGTGCTGTGTCCTGGCTGACCATGGATAACAGCGCCGCCTATACGGAAGGCCGTAACCGTAACAAAGCCCTGATCGATCTGCATGGCGATGCCGCACGCTATCTCCCTTTTATACCGCCGCTGCATATACGCTCCGCCCTGAAGGCAACGGCTGCCCGTAACTTCGGCATGTTCTCCAAAGCATATGTGCGTGCCGGCGTAGACCGTTTCTCCGCCCAGAAACACTTTTATGGCGTGGACAATACAGAAACTTACACCGCCGGCTATACGCTGATTAATGTAGGCGCCGGTTCCGGTATTGTCAATAAAAAAGGGAAAACCGTGATGGAGCTGTTCCTCCAGCTGGACAATGTGTTTGATGTGGCTTATCAGGCTAATATGAACAGGCTGAAATATTTTGAATATTACAGCAGCGCTCCCAACGGCCGGATGGGTATCTACAATATGGGAAGGAATTTCAGTGCAAAAGTGATTGTACCGTTTTAA